TGGGCGCGGAGGGGCGCGCGCCGCGGCGCAGCTTGGCATCCAGCGGGTTCACCCCGGCGGCCTCGATGCGCACCACGACCTCGCCGGGGCCGGCGACCGGATCCGGGATCTCGGTAAGTCGCAGGACGTCAGGAGTGCCGATCTCGGTGTAGACGATTGCGTGAGCCATGCGGCCCACGCTACCTGGACTCGTCAGGAGGCGCTCGAGCCGGCGAGAGCCTTCATGATGCGCTGCGGCGAGACCGGCTGCGCTGTGCCCAGGCGCTGGGCGAAGACGCTGATCCGGTATTCCTCGAGCAGCCAGCGCACCTCGACGAGGTGTGTCGGGGCGTCGGGGGCGAGCGGGATGGCGCCGCCCGCGTCGTCGAACGCCTTCGCGACGCGCTCGTACTCGGTCATGCGTGTGCGATCCCTGCCCGGCTCGTTCGCGAGGGTCTTCAGCCGCTCGAGCATCCCGTCGAGGTAGCGGGGGAGGTGCGCGAGCCGCTCGACGCCGGTGGCGGAGACGAAGCCGGGGCGGATCAGCGCGCTGAGCTGCGAGCGGATGTCGTTCAGCGGCCCGAGCAGTGCGAGCGAGTTCTGCGACTTGATGCCGCGTTCGACGTCGCGGCTCTTCGTCAGGATCTTGGCCACCATCGAGACGCACGCGAACAGGCGGTCGACGAGCTGCCCGTTCACCTCGTCGCGCACGCGCCGGAAATCGGCCTCGGTGCGGATCACCCCGCCCGGCACGCGCTCATCGATGAGGGCGCGCACGACCGCCGTGCGGGCGTCCTCGATGAGGCTCGCGACATTCGGGTACGGAGAGGCCGCGAGCGCGAGCTTCTCGGGCGCCGTCAGGTGATTCTGCACGTAAGAGGCGGGGGAGGGCACATTCAGCAGTACGAGGCGCAGCACGCCGTCGCGGGTCGCCGCGGCCGCGGCATCCGCCGTCGCCTCGACCCGGACCGAGACTGACTTGCCGCGGTCGACGATCGCCGGGTAGCCGCGCACGGTGCCGCCGGCGACCTTCGTGTCGAGCAGCTCGGGCAGATCGCCGAAGGTCCAGTCGGTCAGGTCGTCGCGCTCGATCGGGCCGCGAGCGGATGCCTCGGCGACGCGCTCCGTGCTCCGACGCGACGGGCGAGGCTGCTCGGTGCGGCTGAGCGAGCGGGTCACGCTCTGCCGTGACCGGTCGGACAGCCGCTGCTGCAGGGCGGTGAGGTGGCGGTCGGATCCGACGACGCGGCCCCTCTCATCGACGGCCCTGAAGTTCATCAGCAGGTGCCCGGGCACGCGGGCATCGTCGAAGTCGGCGGCGGAGACCGGCTGATTGGCGAGCGGCTGGATGAGCCTCGCCAACGCCTCCTTGAGCGATCGCTCCGGCGCTCCGGAATGATGCTCAGGCCCGTCGCCGCTCACCTGCTCGCCGAACTTCTCAGCCCAGTCGGCAGCGGGCACGACGTGCCGGCGGATCGCCTTCGGCAGGGCGCGCAGCAGCGCCGTGATCAGCTCGGCTCGCAGTCCGGGCACCTGCCAGTCGAAACCCGTGTCACGGATCTGCTGCAGCAAGGCGAGCGGCACGACGACGCTCACGCCGTCGTCGTCGGCGCCGGGCTCGAAGCGGTACGCGAGCCCGAGCACCTGGTCGTCCTGCTGCCAGCGGCTGGGGAACTCGCTCTGATCGGATCTGCTGTCGTCGTCGACGAGGTCGCTCTCGCGCATGACGAGCAGCTTGGGTGAGGTCTGCAGCGCGTCGCGCCACCACTTCTCGAACGAGCGCACGTCGAACACCTCGCGGGGGATGCGCTCGTCGTAGAACGCGAACACGGCTTCGTCGCCCGCGAGGATGTCGCGGCGGCGCTCGCGCTCCTCGAGCTTCTGGAGGCGCCGACGCAGCTCGGCGTTCGCGCGCCAGAAGGCGCTCACCCGCTTGTCGAGGCGCGACGGATCCCACTCGCCCTCGACGAGCGCGTGGCGCAGGAACAGCTCGCGCGCGCCGGCGCGGTCGATGCGCGCGAACTGCACCCGCCGCTTCGGGATGATCTCGACGCCGAAGAGGGTCACCTTCTCGTAGGCGACAGCGGCGCCGGCATCCTTCGACCAGTGCGGCTCGGTGACCTGTCGTTTGGCGAGGTCTCCCGCGAGAGCCTCGGCCCACGCCGGGTCGATCGCCGCGACCGTGCGGGCGAAGGTGCGCGAGGTCTCGACGACCTCGGCGGCCATCACCGCCTGCGGAGCCTTCTTGCGCAGACCGGATCCGGGGAAGATCGAGAATCTGATGCCGCGGGCGCCGCGGTACTCCGCGATGCGGCGGCCCTTCTCGCCCTTCGCCTTGTTCGCGCTGCCGGCGGCGGTGCGCTCGTCGAGGATGCCGATCTGCGAGAGCAGACCGGCGAGGATCGCGCGGTGCACGGCATCCGGGTCCGAGGCGCCGCCACCCGCACCCTTCGGCGTCTTCACGAGCGAGCGCAGCTGCCGGTGCACGTCGAACCACTCCCGCACGCGCACGTAGTTCAAGTGCTCGTTGCGGCACATCCGCCGGAACGCGCTGGAGCCGAGCTCCTTCTGCTGCTCGCGCAGGTGGTTCCACAGGTTCAGCAGCGTGAGGAAGTCGCTGGTCGGATCGACGAAACGCGCGTGCATGCGCTCGGCCTCGTCGCGCACGGACTGCGGCGCGTCGGCGCTGGGACGCTCGCGCACATCCTGGATCGAGAGCCCGGCGACGATCGCCATCACGTCGGCCAGCACGCCCCCGTTGGACGACGATGCGGCGACGAGCATCCGCGCGAATCGCGGATCCATGGGCATTCGCGAGATCTCACGCCCGATCCGCGTCAGCCTCGGCTGCTGACCTCTGACGGCATCGACCGCGCCGATCTCGGTGAGCAGATCGACGGCAGCTTTCACCCCGCGGGAGTCGGGAGGTGTGAGAAAGGGGAACTCGGTGATGTCTCCGAAGCCCAGGGACAGCATCTGCAGCACCACGGACGCGAGCGAGGTGCGCAGGATCTCGGGCTCGGTGAACTCGGGGCGCCGGTCGAAGTCGTCCTCGCCGTATAGGCGGATGGCGATGCCCTCGCTGGTTCGGCCGGCGCGTCCGGAGCGCTGATTCGCGGATGCCTGAGACACCGCCTCGATGGGCAGGCGCTGCACCTTCGACCGCGCGCTGTAGCGCGAGATGCGGGCGGTGCCGGTGTCGATCACGTACTTGATGCCGGGAACGGTGAGGCTCGTCTCGGCCACGTTCGTGGCGAGCACGACGCGGCGGCGGACACCGGCGACCTTCGACGGCTCGAACACTCGGTGCTGCTCGGCGGCCGACAGTCGACCGTACAGCGGCAGCACCTCGACCGGGGAGGTCGCCGATCGGTACGCGCCGCGCACGGCGTCGGCCGCATCGCGGATCTCGGCCTCGCCGGGGAGGAAGACGAGCACGTCGCCCGGCGCCTCGCGCTCGAGCTCGCGCAGGGCGGCGACGATCGCGGTCACCTCGTCCTCGGGCTCCGCGCCGGCGCGGACAGAGCTCCGCAGACCCTTCGGCGAACCGCCCCGGTCGGGCCGTTTCGCGCTCGATCCGCCGGATTCCTCGGCAGCCGCCGCGTCGTCCACGAGCGGTCGGTAGCGGATCTCGACGGGGTAGGTGCGCCCGGACACCTCGATGATGGGCGCCGGCACCGCCTCGCCGTCGGGGTCCGCGGCGGGGGAGGCGAAGTGCGCGGCGAAGCTCTCGGGATCGATGGTGGCCGAGGTGATGATCACCTTCAGGTCGGGGCGCTCGGGCAGGATCCGCCGCAGATAGCCGAGCAGGAAGTCCACGTTGAGCGAGCGCTCGTGCGCCTCGTCGATGATGATCGTGTCGTAGCGGGTGAGCAGCCGGTCGCGGTGGATCTCATTCAGCAGGATGCCGTCGGTCATCAGTGCGATGCGGGTGGCATCCGACACCTGGTCGGTGAAGCGCACCTTGTAGCCGACCAGGCCGCCGAGCTCGACCCGAAGCTCCTCGGCAACCCGCTCGGCGATGGTGCGCGCGGCCAGCCGACGCGGCTGCGTGTGCGCGATGCGCTCGCGACCGAGCTCGAGGCAGATCTTCGGCAGCTGCGTGGTCTTGCCCGACCCGGTGGCGCCCGCGACGATCACCACCTGGTGGACGCGGATCGCCGCGGCGATCTCATCGCGCGCGGCGCTGACCGGCAGCTCGGGCGGGTACGAGATCAGGGGCGAAGACATAGCCCTCCATCGTATCGCCGCGGGTGCACGCGCGTCGCGCGCGCGTGCATAGACTCAGCGGGTGACGACGATCCAGGGCGACATCGCCCCGCCGCGCCCGGTCTCGACGCTGCGCGCCTGGTTCACCGGCTTCGGGCGACCTCCGCGTCTGATGGGGCTCGACGTCGCGCGTGCGGTGGCTGTGCTGGGCATGATGGCGGCTCATCTGCTCACCACGCCCGAGCTGTCGCTGCTGGATCCGTCGACGTGGGGTGCTCTCGTACACGGACGCCCGGCGATCCTCTTCGCCGTGCTGGCGGGCATATCGGTCGCGCTGATGACCGGACGCACCCGTCTGCCCGACGTGTCGGAGCTGCCCGCGATCAGACTCGCCCTGGTCGTCCGCGGCGCGGTGATCTTCGCCATCGGACTCGTGCTCGAACTGCTCGGCACGCCCATCGCGGTCATCCTCACCTTCTACGGAGCGCTGTACGTCGTCGCGGCGGCGTTCGTGCGCTGGCGCGTCTCGCGCCTGCTCATGGCAGCCGTCGTGCTCGCGATCGCGGGGCCGCCCCTGCTCGCTCTGCTGCAGGCCCTGACCTTCCATTCCGCCGGTCCCGGCGCGGCGCTCGTGCTGTTCGGCACCTATCCGCTGACCGTCTGGCTGGCGCTGCTGCTGGTGGGGATGGCGATCGGGCGCACACGACTCGACCGCACCGCTGATCGCCTGCGGCTGCTCGCGATCGGGGTGCTGCTCGCGGTCGTGGGATACGGCGTCGGCGCCCTGGGTGCTGTCGCCGGTACGGCCGCCGGATCGACATATCCGGATTCGGCGTCGTCGCTGAGCGACGACTCGGTATCGCTCAGCGCGAGCGCGAGTGAAACCGGCTCCGAGCCGCTGCTGGGCGTCGCCCCTGACGAGATCGACTTCGCGGGCACGGTCTGCGACGACTACGGCGACGCCTACATCAGCTGCTATCCGCTGGATGCCGGCCTGCAGAATGCTGAGCCCGACGCCCAGGTCGACACCTCCGGGTGGGAGTCGTACTTCGCCGAACTCGCCGATCAGGATCCGCTGGGCAGCGCGCTGCTCGCGCTGATCGCCGTCGAACCGCACTCCGGGGGCACGGCTGAGATCATCGGATCGGGCGGATTCGCCGTCGCGGTGATCGCCCTGTGCCTTCTGCTCAGCACGCCGCTGCGCTGGGTGCTGCTGCCGCTCGCCGCGCTCGGATCGATGCCGCTCTCGGCCTACAGCGCGCACGTGCTGTCGTACGCGCTGATCGCCGGACCCGGCGTCTTCCTCGATTCGTTCGATGTCTGGCTGTGGTCGGCGGTGGTGCTGCTCGTCGCCTCGACCCTGTGGTCGATCCTGCGCGGCCGCGGACCC
The window above is part of the Microbacterium sp. nov. GSS16 genome. Proteins encoded here:
- the hrpA gene encoding ATP-dependent RNA helicase HrpA codes for the protein MSSPLISYPPELPVSAARDEIAAAIRVHQVVIVAGATGSGKTTQLPKICLELGRERIAHTQPRRLAARTIAERVAEELRVELGGLVGYKVRFTDQVSDATRIALMTDGILLNEIHRDRLLTRYDTIIIDEAHERSLNVDFLLGYLRRILPERPDLKVIITSATIDPESFAAHFASPAADPDGEAVPAPIIEVSGRTYPVEIRYRPLVDDAAAAEESGGSSAKRPDRGGSPKGLRSSVRAGAEPEDEVTAIVAALRELEREAPGDVLVFLPGEAEIRDAADAVRGAYRSATSPVEVLPLYGRLSAAEQHRVFEPSKVAGVRRRVVLATNVAETSLTVPGIKYVIDTGTARISRYSARSKVQRLPIEAVSQASANQRSGRAGRTSEGIAIRLYGEDDFDRRPEFTEPEILRTSLASVVLQMLSLGFGDITEFPFLTPPDSRGVKAAVDLLTEIGAVDAVRGQQPRLTRIGREISRMPMDPRFARMLVAASSSNGGVLADVMAIVAGLSIQDVRERPSADAPQSVRDEAERMHARFVDPTSDFLTLLNLWNHLREQQKELGSSAFRRMCRNEHLNYVRVREWFDVHRQLRSLVKTPKGAGGGASDPDAVHRAILAGLLSQIGILDERTAAGSANKAKGEKGRRIAEYRGARGIRFSIFPGSGLRKKAPQAVMAAEVVETSRTFARTVAAIDPAWAEALAGDLAKRQVTEPHWSKDAGAAVAYEKVTLFGVEIIPKRRVQFARIDRAGARELFLRHALVEGEWDPSRLDKRVSAFWRANAELRRRLQKLEERERRRDILAGDEAVFAFYDERIPREVFDVRSFEKWWRDALQTSPKLLVMRESDLVDDDSRSDQSEFPSRWQQDDQVLGLAYRFEPGADDDGVSVVVPLALLQQIRDTGFDWQVPGLRAELITALLRALPKAIRRHVVPAADWAEKFGEQVSGDGPEHHSGAPERSLKEALARLIQPLANQPVSAADFDDARVPGHLLMNFRAVDERGRVVGSDRHLTALQQRLSDRSRQSVTRSLSRTEQPRPSRRSTERVAEASARGPIERDDLTDWTFGDLPELLDTKVAGGTVRGYPAIVDRGKSVSVRVEATADAAAAATRDGVLRLVLLNVPSPASYVQNHLTAPEKLALAASPYPNVASLIEDARTAVVRALIDERVPGGVIRTEADFRRVRDEVNGQLVDRLFACVSMVAKILTKSRDVERGIKSQNSLALLGPLNDIRSQLSALIRPGFVSATGVERLAHLPRYLDGMLERLKTLANEPGRDRTRMTEYERVAKAFDDAGGAIPLAPDAPTHLVEVRWLLEEYRISVFAQRLGTAQPVSPQRIMKALAGSSAS
- a CDS encoding heparan-alpha-glucosaminide N-acetyltransferase domain-containing protein yields the protein MTTIQGDIAPPRPVSTLRAWFTGFGRPPRLMGLDVARAVAVLGMMAAHLLTTPELSLLDPSTWGALVHGRPAILFAVLAGISVALMTGRTRLPDVSELPAIRLALVVRGAVIFAIGLVLELLGTPIAVILTFYGALYVVAAAFVRWRVSRLLMAAVVLAIAGPPLLALLQALTFHSAGPGAALVLFGTYPLTVWLALLLVGMAIGRTRLDRTADRLRLLAIGVLLAVVGYGVGALGAVAGTAAGSTYPDSASSLSDDSVSLSASASETGSEPLLGVAPDEIDFAGTVCDDYGDAYISCYPLDAGLQNAEPDAQVDTSGWESYFAELADQDPLGSALLALIAVEPHSGGTAEIIGSGGFAVAVIALCLLLSTPLRWVLLPLAALGSMPLSAYSAHVLSYALIAGPGVFLDSFDVWLWSAVVLLVASTLWSILRGRGPLETLLSRLSATVSRPSVPPSPR